The Gossypium arboreum isolate Shixiya-1 chromosome 2, ASM2569848v2, whole genome shotgun sequence region ACAGAACATGAAAATATTTGTATATGGATTGGGAGAGTTTCAAACTTTAACGTACCTGAAGTGAAGTTGCAAGAGCATGTAAAGGCAAGCCTGTCACAAGTGCTTCTTCATTTGGACGAAGTAGTGATAATAAAGTCTCCTTCAAAGGCTTCAGTAAATTGGGGTCACGAGCGGCTAAGGGGCCTAAATGGGAGCATGCTACCCTTAGAGCACCAGAATGATCACCCAATCCAACCAGTTTCAGAAATTCAACCTAAAACAAACAGAACGGTCAAGCTAACATTCTCTGCGTTTTATGGACAATTTAGACAGAAATTTTACCCAGAATTTTTAATTAACAAAGCCATTGCCAGAATGAACTCAACTAACCTGTTTGAGTTGGAACAGCAAAACAGGATTTTGCACAAAGAAGTCAGGATCCAATGTACTAATTTCCTCCACAACCTCAGCAGCCATTCCTCTGCTAGCTAGTTCCTTCATCTGCAGAACAATTTCATATTTATCTTCCGCACTGGTACATTCCACTCCCTGCATAATAAATATTATGCTATTATCtatcaatcatcataaaaatataaacaagaagtccaaaatataactgttgTACCTTTGATATAGTAGCGCTAACCTCTTGTTTTCCGTCTCGATTAAAATGAACACCAGAAATAAAATCTAGATCATCATGTCTTCCCCTCCATCGCTTACGCTTACTTCTTTCACCAGTCCCCTTGCTTCTGTTTCTCAAGAGACTTGAAATTTCAGACTGATGTGACCCGCTGGGACTACAATCTTCGAGATTGTTGGTGGGCTCAGAAGCAAAGCGTAATTCAACATCAATTCCTTGCATGCTACTCAGATCAGTGAGAGCAGAAGTTTCACTATTTGAATGCTTAGCAGTGCTATGATCCACATCAATGGAAGAGTCTGGTGATGAACAACACCCAGACTCTGGTGGATTAACTTTCAAAGGTTCAGATGAGGTTTGCATTCCTAGGAAAGAACAAGTTGATCAACATACGAATAAAGACAGAAATAGTAAAAGGAATTTGATGTTAAGAGTTTCACTGGGTGAAAGATCATACCAGGCTCCACAATTCCCCTGTAAACACAATACTCACGAACAAGTTCATCAAGCATGGCATCGTCCAATCTCATTCGACATATTTCATTCTGCAAGAAAAGTCATGATGTATCAACCAAAACCCAAAAACACGAATTAGGGACTCTAGGCCTGGACCAGAAAGTTAAGTGATGCATGTGAGAGATCTTTAGCATTTGGAATATTAAGTAGACACCATCATTCCAGTGTCAATCTGAAGATATTAAATAGACAATGACTAAAAGTgaggcacattttgccatcttcaTATTTGAAGTTAAAACCAAATTTAAGTGCATTTTCAAACTTTTATCCCATGAAATATTTTGACATTCATATCTGAATTAAAGGGAAACAGTATTAATTGAAGTAGGGACAACGAAAAATCCTCAGCTTTCAAAAATAAGGTATTTGGGGGAGGGAGACATTAGATAGGTAAATGTTTCAACAACCTGAAATGCCTGAAACAGATCACCCTTAGCAAATCTCAAGCTATCAATAGCTCCTTGTCTTGTAAGCTCTACAGCATGTGCAAGGGCTTGTATATCCACCTGAATTTCAAAATCAACACATAACTCTGAGGCATTCATATGATCTAACAAATAAACACATAGCACTGCAAATTCATGCATCAACCCAGACTAATATATGACTCATTTTAACTCCAAGAAACATCTAAAAACACAATGGCTAGGAAAAATCCACACCTCATCAAACACTTGTGCCTCATACAAACTCTCTGGAGGTAATGCAGGGAAGTCACGTTCCTCCAGCAACAATCTCTCAGTAAGATTTGAAATGGGTGATACAAGTCCTTGTCTCAAGCAAAATCCTTTATGTATGCTGAAAGAAGCAGGGAAATCATTGCAAATTAATCAGAATCAATACAAATGAGCACAAATCACAACGGAAGTACTCCATGAAATTGAATCTATCGGAAGTCATAGAAATACCTCATCAGATATCTCAATGCCATTGAAAAGATGGGATTGTATGCATGGAAATGAGCTCTTAAAACAGAAGACACTAATCCAGCAATCTCATACCTCCTCTTCTCAGCCCACTGTACACATAAATCACAAGATTCCTCTTATTCAGAAATCATACAAAAAGTTGTTTAGAAGACCTAATTCCAACTCACCTCATTTGCTACAGGGGAAGTTTGATCATCTTTGTCATAAATAAAGGCAAGAAGAACATGCTTGAATTCCTCATACGCTTCCTATACAGATGCAGAAATCTATCAGCAACCTCATTTTAACAGAATATACCTGAGCTGAATTAATTGTTTTCTAGGTATTTTTAGAAGCATTACATCTATTCCAAAAAATGATACTACAAGCAGTGGTTAATCACCCAAAGAGAAGTTACGGAAGTTGAATAGTAACAAAATGACCAGATTTGGATCTCTTTATCCCATAGGATAGCAAAAACCAACATTTTTTAGGTCAGTGACACACCAACCAAGTCTAGGAGCACCAAGTATATAGTAATTTTTTACAAACATATGCACATTCCGTATGGTCAATAACATAGACACTCGTAAGTCCATTGTCTAAAGGTTTAGGAGACTTAAGCCTCCAAAACTCGATTCATTCAGTAAAACATAAACTTATAAGGTGACAGGAAAACAGTTTAGGATAACTACTAGAAGAAAGGCTTCTCTTTAATGATTAGTAGATGTCACTTACGAAAGGAATTTTCAATATATAATCACAGCACAGTAGTCACCATGCCTCTTTATCCATAATTTCCCTATACCAAATAACAATCCCTAATGTAAAAGAATAACACAATCACAACTTTTCAAACCCGATTAAGCAATTACATGAGATACCGATTATTATGAAAACTCATTCCTCCTACTTCTCCAGAATTTCTCCAAAATCAACTAATTCATTTCCATAAATTTTATTACAAACTACATTTTGGACTATTTTCATTACATTAattcaaaaaaagaagaagaagaaagaatgataATACTAATTCAAGGTTCCGCAATTAAAAAATTAGTATCACCAGTGTCCAAATAGTTGTCATTAATACGATTTCAAATTCCAAAATCAAACAGTAATTATCGgaaagaagaaaatttactaaaaGAGGAAGGTAACGTTAC contains the following coding sequences:
- the LOC108470819 gene encoding uncharacterized protein LOC108470819 isoform X1, yielding MDSWPVNWEALDALIIDFAKSENLIEDSSPPSSPSLTSSYHSRLIIRQIRWSLEVGNIDAAIDILRVHAPFVLEDHRLLFRLQKLKFIELLRKGTRDDRIFAIDYLRKSLAPCALNAYPEAYEEFKHVLLAFIYDKDDQTSPVANEWAEKRRYEIAGLVSSVLRAHFHAYNPIFSMALRYLMSIHKGFCLRQGLVSPISNLTERLLLEERDFPALPPESLYEAQVFDEVDIQALAHAVELTRQGAIDSLRFAKGDLFQAFQNEICRMRLDDAMLDELVREYCVYRGIVEPGMQTSSEPLKVNPPESGCCSSPDSSIDVDHSTAKHSNSETSALTDLSSMQGIDVELRFASEPTNNLEDCSPSGSHQSEISSLLRNRSKGTGERSKRKRWRGRHDDLDFISGVHFNRDGKQEVSATISKGVECTSAEDKYEIVLQMKELASRGMAAEVVEEISTLDPDFFVQNPVLLFQLKQVEFLKLVGLGDHSGALRVACSHLGPLAARDPNLLKPLKETLLSLLRPNEEALVTGLPLHALATSLQVAFGKRLGIEEPQLMRIMRATLHTHSEWFKLQMCKDRFESLLRIDSLKENNTPVLTSLATSKSNIDSCTLGSSQATISSTTGVSDDSSSPNQASSQDAICDENAILKVMEFLALPRADAIHLLAQYNGNAETVIQQIVA
- the LOC108470819 gene encoding uncharacterized protein LOC108470819 isoform X2, with product MDSWPVNWEALDALIIDFAKSENLIEDSSPPSSPSLTSSYHSRLIIRQIRWSLEVGNIDAAIDILRVHAPFVLEDHRLLFRLQKLKFIELLRKGTRDDRIFAIDYLRKSLAPCALNAYPEAYEEFKHVLLAFIYDKDDQTSPVANEWAEKRRYEIAGLVSSVLRAHFHAYNPIFSMALRYLMSIHKGFCLRQGLVSPISNLTERLLLEERDFPALPPESLYEAQVFDEVDIQALAHAVELTRQGAIDSLRFAKGDLFQAFQNEICRMRLDDAMLDELVREYCVYRGIVEPGMQTSSEPLKVNPPESGCCSSPDSSIDVDHSTAKHSNSETSALTDLSSMQGIDVELRFASEPTNNLEDCSPSGSHQSEISSLLRNRSKGTGERSKRKRWRGRHDDLDFISGVHFNRDGKQEGVECTSAEDKYEIVLQMKELASRGMAAEVVEEISTLDPDFFVQNPVLLFQLKQVEFLKLVGLGDHSGALRVACSHLGPLAARDPNLLKPLKETLLSLLRPNEEALVTGLPLHALATSLQVAFGKRLGIEEPQLMRIMRATLHTHSEWFKLQMCKDRFESLLRIDSLKENNTPVLTSLATSKSNIDSCTLGSSQATISSTTGVSDDSSSPNQASSQDAICDENAILKVMEFLALPRADAIHLLAQYNGNAETVIQQIVA